Genomic DNA from Pseudomonas fluorescens:
GTCCGACAGGTCGCACGGCATCACTTCTTCGCTTTCGTCGATGGCCGGGGCCATGTTGGCGATGTCCGACAGGCGAATGTGGCGGGCGAAAGGCTTGAGGCGTTCGCGCAAGACTTTGCCAAGGCCGCCAGCGGCACCGGTCAATAGGAGGCGATTGAAGGGGTGACGAATCTGTGTCGTGGTCATGGCATTACCTGAGCAAACTATGAGAGGTACAGTTGTTATAAGTTGTCGTACGACCGAGAGGGAATATCCTTATCCTTCCGTTACCTTGTCAATGTTTGATCGACGAACCGCTCTGGATCGGCGTCCCTGCCGCAGGTTGCCATGGGATGCGCTCATGGCAATGGATCCTGGTGTTACAGAAGCGAAAGCGGGTAGCTGATGAAAATGCGGTTCTCGTCAAATTCGTTGGTGCTGTAGTCCCGACGAATCGATGCGTTACGCCATTTCACGTTGAGGCTCTTCAGCGCACCGCTCTGTACGGTGTAGGCCAGTTCGGTTTCGCGACCCCATTCCTTGCCGTCGTCGACCGTGGCGGTGTGCACGTTGTCGCCGCTGATGTAGCGGTTCATCAGGGTCAGGCCCGGCACGCCGACGGCGGCGAAGTTGAAGTCGTGGCGCAGTTGCCAGGATTTTTCCTTGGCGTTGTCGTAGCTGGAGTTGTAGCTGTCGTTGGCCAGGGTGCCGCCGCTGGTGCCGTTGACGCGCATCCAGGCATCATCGCCGCCGACTTTCTGCAGGCCGACATAAAAGGTGTTGCCGCCATACTTGGCCGAGAGCATGGCGAACGCGGTTTTGTTGTCCAGGTCGCCGGCCAACGCACTGCCGTTTTCCTTGCCGGTGAAGTAGCCGAGGTTGGCGCCCAGGGTCCAGTCGCCGATGGGCTGGCTGTGGGTCAGGTTGAAATATTGTTGCTGGTAGATGTCGGACAGTTCCGCGTACCACACGCCGACCTGGGTGCGTTTTTCGTTGAAGGCGTATTCACCGCCGCCGAAGTTGAAACGGTCGGAGGTGAACGCGCCGCGGCCATTCATCGACATGTCTTCCATGCTCGCGTCGTTGCGCGGGCTGTTGGCGCGGAACTGGCCGCCGTACAGCGTCAGGCCGCTGATTTCGGTGGAGGTCACCTGGCCGCCACGGAAGGTTTGCGGCAGGGAGCGACCGTCGTCGGAGCGCAGGATCGGCAGCACCGGCATCCATTCGCCGACTTTCAATTCGGTCTTCGATACCTTGGCTTTCAGGGCGACACCCAAGCGACCGAAGTCATCGGCGGGGCGACCGTCGTCATGCACCGGCAGCAATTGCGTACCTGCCGTGCCACGGCCGCCGTCGAGCTTGACTGAGTACAGGCCCAGCACGTCCACGCCGAAACCGACCACACCCTGGGTGAAACCGGACTTGGCGTCGAGGATGAAGTTCTGGGTCCATTCCTCGGCTTTGCCCTGGGCGGCGTTCGGGTTGGTGAAGTTGCGGTTGAAATAGGCGTTGCGCAGGGTCAGCGTAGCCTTGGCGTCATCGACGAAGCCTTCGGCGCTGGCGGTCATCGGGAGAAACAGGGACAGGCTGCTGCAACCGAGCAAGATCAGTGCAGGGCTGGTGTTGAGAAGGGTACGGTGGTTTGGACGGTGCTCGGGCGAAAAACGGACACGTGTGCTCACTATGACGCTCCCTACTTTTTTGTTGTTTTTATTTGTTATACGTCGTCGTACAACATGAGGGCGATTATTTGGAAGCCGCACGTCGTTGTCAACTGGCCATTATCGGAATTATCCAACTCGAGTGTGCTTCAAAATGAGGCATTTCAATGGTTGCAGCTGAGCGATGTAAAGAGAGAAGGCTTTGACGCCAGGCCTGTGCGGGACTCTGAGAACAGTTGTGTGGGGTGTAGTTGTGCGATGACTGGTCTAAGACATTAGTCGAATGCCCACGATCTAATGGACGCAGAAGTCTCCTGTGGCGAGGGAGCTTGCTCCCGCTGGACTGCGAAGCAGGCCCAAGTTCTTTGTTTCAGCACAAATTTTTGGGGCGGCTTCGCCACCCAGCGGGAGCAAGCTCCCTCGCCACAGGTGTGCTGTTGACCCTATTCCCAGTCCAAACAGGGCAGTGTTTATCCGAATGTAGGATCGTTCTGGATTGGGCTACGTTGTCTTGCGCCATTGCCTACACCTGCGCCAGAATCCGCCGGCTTGTGCACCTAGAGGCCGGGTTCTATCGTTTCCGGGTCGCTGAGGAATCAGCGATCGGGTTTGGTAGCCCTGGTGTCGGTGCATAGCGTCATCTCTTGCAAGTGCAATCATGCACTTCGCTTTTTGGTGGCCATGCGCAGGGTCTCTTCGGAGGCGCCGGCTCCGATGCCCGGTCTACCAACCTTCGTATGGCCGCCACCCTAATTCGTTTGGTAGCGAGAGGGTGTTGGCTCCCTTACTACAGCATCGGAGCTTCAACTATGTTCAAAGTAACCCCCAACCCACCGGACACCGACCCGACTCCACCACGCAAAAAAACCAAGAAACTCGACGAAGCCGCCGAACGCGTACTCGACTATTACCTGAACCCCAAGCCGGACAAGCCCGAAGCCGAGGCTGCGCCCGGCCAACTCTTCACCGTCATCAAGGACGTCGACACCGAAAGCCTGCTCGCCAACCTCAGCGAAACCCTGGCCTCGGCCAATGTCATGGTCAGCGACCTGGCTTTCGACCTGGATGGTTCACGCCGGCATTTTGCCCTGGGCATCCAACAACTGATTGAACTGGGCACCTTATTGGCGAACCGCGCGCTGGATAACGTCGAAGCACGCTAGCCGCTTCACCAAAAAACTTGTGGTGAGGGGATTTATCCCCGTTGGGGGTGCGAAGCGCCCCCATAACGATCAAATGCCATCCGCCTGACACACCGAGGCGAGGTCTGGGGGCTGCTGCGCAGCCCAACGGGGATAAATCCCCTCGCCACAAAAACGGCTGCGTACATCTGCCTGAATGGCAATAAACGTGTGAGCAAGCTCCCACAGAGATCCCAGTGTTATCGAAAGTGAGTGAATGCTAACCTTGGCCAACGCTGTCCCCAGGGAGCCCTCATGGGCAATCACAAGATCGAGATTCGTCGAAGTAACGTCGAGAAAATCCTGCTGGCCGCCGAGAAGGTCTTTGCCGAAAAAGGCTTCGGCAGCACCGCCATGGCCGACATCGCCGCCGAAGTGCAATTGCCCCGTTCCAACCTGCACTATTACTTCAGCACCAAGAGCGAACTCTACAGCGCCGTGCTGTTCGACCTGCTGGAGGTCTGGAAGCAGGACGCCTTGTGCTTCGAAATGTTCGACGACCCCCGGGTGGTGCTCAGCAGTTACATCCGCGCCAAGATGAACCACTCCCGTAGCCGCCCCTACGGCTCGAAAGTCTGGGCCAACGAAGTCATCCACGGCGCCCCGACCCTGGGCGAGGCCCTGGATGCCAGCCTTTACGACTGGGCCAAGATGAAGGAAGCGAAAATCCGCCAATGGGTGGAAGACAAACGCATCCTCCCGATAGAACCCTCAAGCCTGCTCTACATGATCTGGGCCTCGACTCAGCACTACGCCGACTTCGACCACCAGATCAACATCCTCAACGACCACCAGCCGCTGTCGGACATGCAGTTCGAACGGGCGGTGCAGACGGTGACCAGTGTAATTTTGCGGGGGATTGGGTTGGAGCCGTAGTCGGTGACCG
This window encodes:
- a CDS encoding OprD family porin; translation: MTASAEGFVDDAKATLTLRNAYFNRNFTNPNAAQGKAEEWTQNFILDAKSGFTQGVVGFGVDVLGLYSVKLDGGRGTAGTQLLPVHDDGRPADDFGRLGVALKAKVSKTELKVGEWMPVLPILRSDDGRSLPQTFRGGQVTSTEISGLTLYGGQFRANSPRNDASMEDMSMNGRGAFTSDRFNFGGGEYAFNEKRTQVGVWYAELSDIYQQQYFNLTHSQPIGDWTLGANLGYFTGKENGSALAGDLDNKTAFAMLSAKYGGNTFYVGLQKVGGDDAWMRVNGTSGGTLANDSYNSSYDNAKEKSWQLRHDFNFAAVGVPGLTLMNRYISGDNVHTATVDDGKEWGRETELAYTVQSGALKSLNVKWRNASIRRDYSTNEFDENRIFISYPLSLL
- a CDS encoding TetR/AcrR family transcriptional regulator, encoding MGNHKIEIRRSNVEKILLAAEKVFAEKGFGSTAMADIAAEVQLPRSNLHYYFSTKSELYSAVLFDLLEVWKQDALCFEMFDDPRVVLSSYIRAKMNHSRSRPYGSKVWANEVIHGAPTLGEALDASLYDWAKMKEAKIRQWVEDKRILPIEPSSLLYMIWASTQHYADFDHQINILNDHQPLSDMQFERAVQTVTSVILRGIGLEP
- a CDS encoding DUF6124 family protein; translation: MFKVTPNPPDTDPTPPRKKTKKLDEAAERVLDYYLNPKPDKPEAEAAPGQLFTVIKDVDTESLLANLSETLASANVMVSDLAFDLDGSRRHFALGIQQLIELGTLLANRALDNVEAR